ACTCCTCGGGGTCGCCGGCGATGAGCGCGACGGATTCGTCCGCGCCGAGCTGCTCGGCCAGCAGCGGGCTGATCACCGCGGGGATGCCGGCGGCGAAGGCCTCGAGGAGCTTGAGGGGAATGCCGGCCGCGTAGCGCGTCGGGGCGACGAAGACCCGGCAGCGGTCGTACCAGTGCCGCATGTCGTCCACGCGACCGGTGACGACCACCTCGGGGGAGGCGAGGGCCAGGACCTCCTCGAGCAGGACCGTGCCGGCGACGACCAGCCGCACCGGCTCCTCCCGGCGCACGCGCGGCAGCACCTCCCGCGCCAGGTGGCGGATCGTGTCCACGTTCGGGGAGTCCGCGTTGAGCACCGCGCCGACGAAAAGCAGGTCGGTCCGCGCGGCGAAGGGCGCCGGGGTCGGGGACGGCGCGCAGGGGTGGCAGACGACCGCGGCCGGCAGCCCCGGGCGCGCGTGGGCGCGGAAGAGATCAAGCTCGCGCACGCTGACCGCGGCGACGGCGTCGGCCCGCGCCGCGAGGCGCGCCTCGTCCGCCGCGGCTTCCCGTTCCT
Above is a genomic segment from bacterium containing:
- a CDS encoding glycosyltransferase family 4 protein codes for the protein EREAAADEARLAARADAVAAVSVRELDLFRAHARPGLPAAVVCHPCAPSPTPAPFAARTDLLFVGAVLNADSPNVDTIRHLAREVLPRVRREEPVRLVVAGTVLLEEVLALASPEVVVTGRVDDMRHWYDRCRVFVAPTRYAAGIPLKLLEAFAAGIPAVISPLLAEQLGADESVALIAGDPEEFARKVVRLYRDEGLWNRLRQAALEHVGRTCSPAAFREAVSGLLAQLVRGR